A section of the Rhodothermus sp. genome encodes:
- a CDS encoding UvrD-helicase domain-containing protein has product MPFLADLHVHSKYSRATSRDLDLEHLALWAYRKGIAVVATGDFTHPAWMAEIREKLVPAEPGLFRLRDDLDREAQRRAGVSTTTPVRFMLEVEISTIYKKGDRVRKIHHLVYVPDLEKAERLREALGRIGNLAADGRPILGLDSRDLLEITLEAGEGCYLVPAHIWTPWFSVLGSKSGFDSIEECYGDLADHIFAVETGLSSDPPMNWRLSALDRYTLVSNSDAHSPAKLGREACLFNTELDYFAIKQALETGQGYGGTVEFFPEEGKYHLDGHRACGVRLEPAETRALGGRCPVCGRSLTVGVLHRVEELADRPEGTPPARPMVFESLIPLVEVLAEIENKGAGTRTVQQRYERLLRTLGPELTILREAPLEELQRHAGSLLAEAIRRMRAGEVIREAGYDGAYGVIRLFTDAERAQGHAVGLLFDLPASTSRKGERPKIAEPMLPSPAAPEPEPTLPSVQTMPTNGAGGLLIGLDEKQRTAATYTEGPVLVVAGPGTGKTRTLTYRLAYLVREEGVDPAHCLAVTFTRRAAEEMQERLTALLGGAAEKITVTTFHGLGLELLQVYGDRLGLPQPLRVATEAEQRAVLEAQGFSPAEARRMLPRLSYRKRTGQLSDERLETILQAYNRALHESGRVDYDDLIRLSVQLLEHYPDVAAACRTRFRWIAVDEFQDVDANQYRLLRLLAPEADARLFVIGDPDQAIYGFRGSDVRCFLQFTDDYPATRRIVLQRNYRSTQSILEVAGRMMARASLVPDRELVAERSGGEPVEVVACPSERAEAIFVAETIEKLIGGTSFYAIDSARADGEDHSYTFGDVAILYRMEAQAAELQEVLAQAGIPYQKRSHRRLAELPEVEALLAFLSEHPEGSLAERLERWATSAVTEQQALLGVLRSLAAQCGEDLEAFRNELTLRSEADLWDARAEGVSLLTLHAAKGLEFRVVFIVGCEEGILPLTYDGHVNPEQEAEERRLLFVGMTRAKTRLFLTYAQRRRWMGRMRTTTPSRFLADLPARFVHRRIHCVRRTPTGGRQLELF; this is encoded by the coding sequence ATGCCTTTTCTGGCCGATCTGCACGTACACTCGAAGTACTCCCGAGCAACGAGTCGCGACCTGGATCTGGAGCATCTGGCGCTCTGGGCTTACCGTAAGGGAATTGCTGTTGTGGCAACCGGTGATTTCACGCATCCGGCCTGGATGGCCGAAATCCGCGAAAAGCTTGTGCCTGCCGAGCCGGGATTGTTTCGGCTCCGCGATGACCTGGACCGCGAGGCGCAACGACGGGCCGGAGTGTCTACGACTACGCCCGTTCGCTTCATGCTGGAAGTGGAGATCTCTACGATTTATAAGAAGGGCGATCGTGTCCGCAAGATCCACCATCTCGTCTATGTGCCCGATCTGGAAAAAGCGGAGCGTTTGCGAGAAGCGCTCGGGCGCATCGGCAACCTGGCCGCTGATGGACGGCCCATTCTTGGACTGGATTCCCGAGATCTGCTCGAGATCACGCTGGAAGCAGGGGAAGGGTGCTACCTGGTACCGGCCCATATCTGGACCCCCTGGTTTTCGGTGCTGGGCTCTAAGTCGGGCTTCGATTCCATTGAGGAATGCTACGGAGATCTGGCCGATCACATCTTTGCGGTAGAAACCGGCCTGTCGTCCGATCCCCCAATGAACTGGCGGCTTTCGGCTCTGGACCGCTACACGCTGGTGTCGAACTCCGATGCACACTCGCCGGCTAAGCTGGGCCGCGAAGCATGTCTTTTCAATACCGAACTGGACTATTTCGCGATCAAACAGGCACTGGAGACAGGCCAGGGGTACGGCGGTACGGTCGAATTCTTTCCGGAGGAGGGAAAATATCACCTGGATGGCCATCGGGCCTGTGGGGTACGTCTGGAGCCTGCTGAGACGCGAGCACTGGGGGGGCGCTGTCCGGTCTGCGGCCGGTCGCTTACTGTGGGCGTGTTGCATCGCGTTGAAGAGCTGGCCGATCGCCCCGAAGGAACACCGCCGGCGCGGCCGATGGTGTTCGAAAGTCTGATTCCCCTGGTGGAAGTGCTGGCTGAAATCGAAAATAAGGGGGCCGGCACCAGGACGGTACAGCAGCGCTACGAACGGCTGCTACGGACGCTGGGGCCTGAGCTGACCATTTTGCGCGAGGCGCCTCTTGAAGAATTGCAACGCCACGCTGGCTCTCTGCTGGCCGAAGCGATTCGGCGCATGCGAGCCGGTGAGGTTATTCGCGAAGCAGGTTATGATGGGGCTTATGGAGTGATTCGCCTGTTCACCGATGCCGAGCGGGCTCAGGGCCATGCCGTCGGGCTGCTGTTCGACCTGCCAGCGTCAACGTCCCGAAAGGGGGAACGACCGAAGATCGCAGAGCCGATGCTACCCTCGCCCGCCGCTCCAGAGCCCGAACCAACTTTGCCGTCTGTCCAGACGATGCCGACCAATGGCGCCGGTGGATTGCTGATCGGGCTGGACGAGAAGCAGCGCACGGCAGCTACGTACACCGAGGGACCAGTACTGGTGGTAGCCGGTCCGGGTACGGGTAAAACGCGTACGCTTACTTATCGACTGGCCTACCTGGTGCGTGAAGAGGGTGTTGATCCGGCGCATTGTCTGGCTGTTACGTTCACGCGCCGGGCTGCCGAAGAGATGCAGGAGCGTCTTACAGCACTTCTGGGCGGCGCGGCCGAAAAGATCACCGTGACCACCTTCCACGGGCTCGGACTGGAGCTGTTGCAAGTCTACGGGGATCGACTGGGGCTGCCACAACCACTGCGCGTAGCGACGGAAGCTGAGCAACGCGCTGTGCTCGAAGCGCAGGGCTTCTCGCCTGCGGAGGCGCGACGGATGCTGCCCCGCCTTTCGTATCGGAAGCGCACAGGCCAACTGAGCGACGAGCGTCTGGAAACCATACTCCAGGCGTACAACCGGGCGCTGCACGAAAGCGGGCGGGTGGACTATGATGACCTGATTCGGTTGTCCGTGCAATTGCTGGAGCACTATCCGGACGTAGCGGCAGCCTGCCGGACGCGCTTTCGCTGGATCGCCGTCGATGAGTTTCAGGATGTGGACGCGAATCAGTACCGGCTGCTTCGCTTGCTGGCACCGGAGGCGGATGCGCGACTGTTTGTGATCGGTGACCCGGATCAGGCGATCTATGGCTTTCGAGGGAGTGACGTACGGTGCTTCCTGCAGTTTACCGACGACTATCCGGCCACGCGTCGGATAGTGCTCCAACGAAACTATCGTTCGACGCAGTCGATCCTGGAGGTAGCCGGTCGAATGATGGCGCGTGCTTCTCTGGTACCTGATCGAGAACTGGTAGCCGAGCGATCGGGGGGCGAACCGGTTGAAGTCGTAGCCTGTCCCAGCGAACGGGCTGAAGCGATCTTTGTGGCGGAAACGATCGAAAAGCTCATCGGGGGTACGTCGTTTTATGCGATCGATAGTGCCCGGGCCGATGGGGAAGACCATAGCTACACGTTTGGCGATGTAGCCATACTCTACCGTATGGAGGCGCAGGCGGCCGAGTTGCAGGAAGTGCTGGCGCAGGCTGGCATCCCGTATCAAAAACGCAGTCATCGACGGCTGGCCGAGTTGCCAGAAGTCGAAGCGCTGCTGGCGTTTCTGAGCGAGCACCCCGAAGGTTCGCTTGCTGAACGGCTGGAACGATGGGCAACGTCGGCGGTGACGGAGCAACAGGCGCTCCTCGGAGTGTTGCGGTCGCTGGCGGCGCAATGTGGTGAGGATCTGGAAGCTTTTCGGAATGAGCTAACGCTGCGCAGCGAAGCTGATCTATGGGATGCGCGGGCCGAAGGCGTTTCGCTATTGACATTGCATGCGGCCAAGGGCTTGGAATTCCGCGTCGTATTCATTGTGGGGTGTGAAGAAGGGATTCTGCCGCTTACGTACGACGGCCATGTGAATCCAGAACAGGAAGCCGAGGAACGGCGGCTGCTGTTTGTGGGAATGACCCGGGCAAAAACGCGCCTTTTCCTGACCTATGCCCAGCGGAGACGCTGGATGGGGCGCATGCGTACGACGACCCCCTCGCGTTTTCTGGCTGATCTACCGGCCCGCTTTGTCCATCGCAGGATCCACTGTGTACGTCGCACACCGACTGGAGGGCGTCAGCTGGAACTGTTTTGA
- the atpG gene encoding ATP synthase F1 subunit gamma — MASLRDIRNRINSVKSTQQVTRAMKMVAAAKLRRAQERIFQTRPYAFQLAEVISHLQGHVDPTTHPLFLPRTERNAALLVVVTADRGLAGAFNANIIKLTEQTIAQEYAALQQAGRLYLYCVGRKGYDYFRRRNYRIVAHRQGFFDRLTFDIARQIAEELVEGYLEGRWDEVRIAYNEFRNTIAQNRIVEPFLPIPHDRFLTPIMERELARRPQLKPGYQVDYLFEPNPQAILEALVPRYLNYQLWRILLESYASEQGARMVAMDNATTNAEELLRQLRLKYNRARQDAITKEILEITSGAEALAKGGG, encoded by the coding sequence ATGGCGAGCCTACGGGACATCCGCAACCGAATCAATTCCGTCAAAAGCACGCAGCAGGTTACGCGTGCTATGAAAATGGTGGCGGCGGCCAAGCTGCGTCGGGCGCAGGAGCGTATCTTCCAGACGCGTCCCTATGCCTTCCAGCTGGCCGAGGTGATCAGTCATTTACAGGGGCACGTCGATCCAACCACCCATCCGCTGTTTTTGCCCCGCACAGAACGAAATGCGGCACTGCTTGTGGTGGTTACGGCCGATCGTGGATTAGCGGGCGCGTTCAATGCGAACATCATCAAGTTGACCGAGCAGACAATTGCTCAGGAATATGCTGCCCTGCAGCAGGCCGGTCGGCTTTACCTCTACTGCGTGGGACGCAAAGGCTACGACTACTTCCGCCGCCGGAACTACCGGATCGTGGCGCATCGGCAGGGCTTTTTTGACCGGCTGACCTTCGACATCGCCCGTCAGATCGCAGAAGAGTTGGTCGAGGGCTATCTGGAAGGGCGATGGGATGAAGTACGCATCGCGTATAATGAATTCCGCAATACGATTGCACAGAACCGGATTGTTGAGCCGTTTCTGCCGATTCCGCACGATCGCTTTCTGACACCTATCATGGAGCGTGAATTGGCGCGGCGCCCGCAGCTTAAGCCAGGCTATCAGGTGGACTACCTTTTTGAACCCAATCCACAAGCTATCTTGGAGGCTCTGGTGCCCCGTTACCTGAACTATCAGCTCTGGCGCATCCTGCTGGAATCGTATGCATCCGAGCAGGGTGCACGTATGGTGGCCATGGACAATGCGACCACCAATGCCGAAGAGCTGCTGCGCCAGCTTCGGCTTAAGTACAACCGGGCCCGCCAGGATGCCATTACCAAGGAAATTCTGGAGATCACCAGCGGCGCCGAAGCACTGGCTAAAGGGGGCGGATAA
- the atpA gene encoding F0F1 ATP synthase subunit alpha, producing MATAIRPDEITEVLRRELGGFEAEADVYEVGTVLQVGDGIARIYGLRGVGAGELIEFPRSGVTGMALNLEEDNVGVVLFGEVDLVKEGDEARRTRRVASILVSEEMLGRVIDPLGNPLDGKGPIGGEKYEMPLERKAPGVIYREPVREPLQTGIKAIDSMIPIGRGQRELIIGDRQTGKTAILVDTIINQKYTHQTDKPVYCIYVAIGQKASTVAQVVRALEEHGAMEYTVVVNAPASAPAPMQFIAPFAGACIGEFFRDTGRHALVVYDDLSKQAVAYREVSLLLRRPPGREAYPGDIFYLHSRLLERAAKIISSDEVARQMNNLPPSIKHLVKGGGSLTALPVIETQAGDVAAYIPTNVISITDGQIYLEANLFNAGIRPAINVGISVSRVGGSAQIKAMKKVAGTLRIELAQYRELEAFAKFGSDLDPATQRQLRRGERLVEVLKQGQYQPMPVEEQIAIIYVATQGLLDRLPVEKVRPFEREFLERLRLRHADKLKALAETGNLTDELTEIFRQEAETLIEVYLSSETQPA from the coding sequence ATGGCTACGGCAATTCGACCGGACGAAATTACGGAGGTACTGCGACGCGAGCTGGGTGGCTTCGAAGCGGAAGCCGACGTGTACGAAGTGGGCACCGTATTGCAGGTGGGGGACGGGATCGCCCGCATTTACGGACTGCGCGGTGTGGGGGCAGGTGAACTGATCGAGTTTCCGCGCAGCGGGGTAACAGGCATGGCGCTCAATCTCGAGGAGGATAACGTTGGCGTTGTGCTTTTTGGCGAGGTTGATCTCGTCAAAGAAGGCGATGAGGCACGTCGGACGCGTCGCGTCGCATCCATCCTGGTCTCCGAAGAAATGCTGGGGCGCGTGATCGACCCCCTCGGTAACCCCCTTGATGGCAAAGGTCCTATCGGCGGCGAGAAATATGAAATGCCTCTGGAGCGCAAGGCCCCCGGGGTGATTTACCGAGAGCCGGTGCGGGAGCCGTTGCAGACGGGCATCAAGGCGATCGACTCGATGATCCCAATTGGTCGAGGACAGCGTGAGCTGATCATCGGCGACCGTCAGACCGGTAAGACCGCCATCCTGGTTGATACCATCATCAATCAGAAATACACGCATCAGACGGATAAACCGGTCTACTGCATCTACGTGGCCATCGGTCAGAAGGCCTCGACAGTGGCGCAGGTAGTACGAGCTCTTGAGGAGCACGGCGCGATGGAGTATACGGTGGTGGTAAATGCTCCGGCATCGGCCCCGGCACCGATGCAGTTCATTGCCCCATTTGCGGGGGCCTGTATTGGAGAATTCTTCCGTGACACAGGCCGTCACGCGCTGGTCGTCTATGACGATCTTTCGAAGCAGGCTGTGGCCTATCGTGAAGTGTCGTTGCTGTTGCGGCGTCCGCCGGGACGTGAGGCCTACCCGGGCGACATCTTCTACCTGCATAGCCGCCTGCTGGAGCGTGCAGCCAAGATTATCAGCAGCGATGAGGTCGCCCGCCAGATGAACAACCTGCCGCCGTCGATCAAGCATCTGGTCAAAGGCGGCGGATCCCTGACGGCATTGCCTGTCATCGAGACCCAGGCCGGTGACGTGGCCGCCTATATCCCGACAAACGTGATTTCGATTACAGACGGCCAGATTTATCTGGAAGCTAATCTGTTCAATGCAGGCATTCGACCGGCTATCAACGTGGGGATTTCGGTGAGCCGTGTGGGAGGTAGTGCTCAGATCAAGGCCATGAAGAAAGTGGCCGGTACGCTCCGCATTGAGCTGGCACAGTACCGGGAGCTGGAAGCGTTCGCCAAGTTTGGCTCGGATCTGGATCCTGCCACGCAGCGCCAGCTTCGGCGAGGGGAGCGGCTGGTTGAAGTGCTCAAGCAGGGGCAGTATCAACCCATGCCAGTCGAAGAGCAGATCGCTATTATCTATGTGGCCACGCAGGGGCTGCTTGACCGTCTGCCGGTCGAGAAGGTGCGGCCTTTCGAGCGGGAATTCCTGGAGCGGTTGCGTCTGCGCCACGCCGACAAACTGAAGGCGCTGGCCGAGACGGGCAATCTGACCGACGAGCTGACCGAGATCTTCCGCCAGGAAGCGGAGACGCTCATTGAAGTGTATCTGAGCAGCGAGACCCAACCGGCCTGA
- the atpH gene encoding ATP synthase F1 subunit delta, translating into MQGISHPVARRYARALFEEARARGQATAIDADVAALQESFAASRELARVFESPVIPREKKKKIIETLFAGKLQPLTVRFLELLVEKERENLLPAIVAAYRKLQDEALGIVEAYVRTAFPLDEAGARPLVEKLERLTGKKIRLRLQQDPSLIGGVVVRVGDTVYDGSVRQQLMALRERLRHGAALVNGSNES; encoded by the coding sequence ATGCAGGGGATCAGCCATCCAGTGGCCCGACGCTACGCCCGCGCACTGTTCGAGGAAGCACGGGCGCGCGGGCAGGCCACGGCTATTGATGCCGACGTGGCCGCCCTGCAGGAAAGCTTTGCCGCTTCGCGAGAGCTGGCCCGGGTGTTCGAAAGCCCGGTCATTCCGCGGGAGAAGAAAAAGAAAATTATCGAAACGCTTTTTGCCGGTAAGCTGCAGCCGCTGACCGTTCGTTTTCTGGAGCTGCTTGTGGAAAAAGAGCGGGAAAATTTGCTGCCGGCCATTGTGGCCGCCTATCGGAAGCTACAGGATGAGGCGCTGGGGATTGTTGAGGCGTATGTCCGGACAGCTTTCCCGCTGGATGAAGCAGGTGCCCGGCCGCTGGTGGAGAAGCTGGAGCGGCTGACGGGTAAAAAGATTCGACTGCGGCTGCAACAGGATCCTTCGCTGATTGGTGGCGTGGTGGTTCGGGTAGGCGACACGGTCTACGATGGTAGTGTGCGGCAGCAACTCATGGCGTTGCGGGAACGCCTGCGGCATGGGGCAGCGTTGGTAAATGGAAGCAACGAATCGTGA
- the atpF gene encoding F0F1 ATP synthase subunit B has protein sequence MNLILAASLISIEPGLIFWKSLTFLLLLFLLYKFAWKPILQALQEREESIDASLRRAERALAEARQIQAENERIRREAEQEAQRILREAREEAERLRQEELHRTRLQIQQMQEQAQAEIEREKQGALDELRAVVADLAIQAAEKILRESLDADRQRRLVDRFLESLPTNKN, from the coding sequence ATGAACCTGATACTGGCAGCCAGCCTGATCTCCATTGAGCCAGGCCTGATTTTCTGGAAGAGCCTGACCTTCCTGCTGTTGCTCTTCCTGCTTTACAAGTTTGCCTGGAAGCCGATTCTGCAGGCGCTTCAGGAGCGTGAGGAAAGCATTGATGCTTCGCTGCGGCGTGCAGAGCGCGCGCTGGCCGAAGCGCGGCAGATTCAGGCCGAGAATGAGCGGATCCGCCGCGAAGCTGAGCAGGAAGCCCAGCGTATTTTGCGGGAAGCCCGTGAGGAGGCAGAACGGCTACGTCAGGAAGAGTTGCACAGGACGCGGCTCCAGATCCAGCAGATGCAGGAACAGGCACAGGCCGAAATTGAGCGTGAAAAGCAGGGCGCGCTTGATGAGCTGCGGGCCGTGGTCGCCGACCTGGCCATTCAGGCCGCCGAAAAGATTCTGCGAGAAAGCCTGGATGCGGATCGGCAACGACGGCTGGTCGACCGGTTTTTGGAGTCGCTTCCGACCAATAAAAATTGA
- the atpE gene encoding ATP synthase F0 subunit C, whose protein sequence is MEPTALAFLAAGIGAGIVAIGAGVGIGRLAASAMEGSARQPEASGDIRTSMIIAAALIEGVALFGMVICFLLATK, encoded by the coding sequence ATGGAACCAACTGCTCTGGCTTTCCTTGCCGCCGGTATTGGAGCGGGCATCGTGGCCATTGGCGCCGGTGTGGGCATCGGGCGTCTGGCTGCCTCGGCCATGGAAGGTTCGGCCCGCCAGCCCGAAGCTTCCGGCGACATTCGTACTTCGATGATCATTGCGGCCGCCCTGATTGAAGGTGTGGCGCTTTTCGGAATGGTGATCTGCTTCCTGCTGGCGACCAAGTAA
- the atpB gene encoding F0F1 ATP synthase subunit A, with protein MGNRTYFGKYKQWGQVGLGLAVLLLGLLPRPLLAAEADEESDNVSEVLIHHTADGYYLALEPLTVIELPRLFVLRTPEGAWRLDVFESTASALRSGRYVADYEGHRYETAAELEELITAHRHLYAKLHPRNGELLVDLSITRHYVFGLIAALLVLALFIPVAQRYRKGIGRTTAPRGVLQNLAEVLIVFVRDEIARPNIGEKADRFLPYLLTAFFFILFCNLLGLVPNLGAATSNLAVTGVLALFTFIIGTIYASKDHWKHIFWPPGVPVYVKPILIPVELMGLFTRHAALAIRLFANMTAGTLVILSLIGLIFMINAIFGALAAWLSTLPSVLLTLFISAIKLLVAFIQAYVFTLLSALFIGMSVAEHAHEHHGHEAEDSEAVVHAVPTTGEASVGVPGRHH; from the coding sequence ATGGGTAATCGGACATACTTCGGAAAGTATAAGCAGTGGGGCCAGGTCGGGCTGGGACTTGCTGTCTTACTGCTCGGCCTGCTGCCGCGTCCGCTTCTGGCTGCCGAAGCGGACGAAGAAAGCGATAATGTCAGCGAGGTACTCATTCATCACACGGCCGATGGTTACTATCTCGCCCTGGAGCCGCTGACGGTCATAGAGTTGCCCCGCCTTTTTGTGCTCCGGACGCCTGAAGGAGCCTGGCGCCTGGACGTCTTTGAGAGCACAGCCTCAGCGTTGCGCTCTGGGCGTTACGTAGCTGACTACGAAGGACACCGCTATGAAACGGCGGCTGAGCTGGAGGAATTGATAACGGCCCATCGTCATCTCTACGCCAAGCTGCATCCGCGCAACGGGGAGCTGTTGGTGGACCTGTCCATCACCCGCCACTACGTTTTCGGGCTCATTGCCGCGCTGCTGGTGCTGGCCTTGTTCATTCCGGTAGCGCAACGCTACCGGAAAGGGATCGGTCGTACAACGGCTCCGCGCGGGGTGCTTCAAAACCTGGCCGAGGTGTTGATAGTGTTTGTGCGGGATGAAATTGCCCGACCCAACATCGGGGAAAAGGCCGATCGTTTTCTGCCCTACCTGTTGACAGCCTTCTTCTTTATCCTGTTCTGTAATCTGCTGGGACTGGTGCCCAATCTGGGGGCTGCCACTTCGAACCTGGCCGTGACGGGTGTGCTGGCCCTTTTCACCTTTATCATCGGAACAATCTATGCTTCCAAAGACCACTGGAAGCATATTTTCTGGCCGCCAGGTGTTCCGGTGTATGTCAAACCCATTCTGATCCCTGTCGAGCTCATGGGGCTGTTTACCCGGCATGCCGCCCTGGCGATTCGTTTGTTTGCGAACATGACGGCCGGCACCCTGGTGATTTTGAGCTTGATCGGCCTGATCTTTATGATCAATGCGATTTTTGGGGCGCTGGCGGCCTGGTTGAGTACGTTGCCAAGTGTATTGCTGACGTTGTTTATTTCAGCCATCAAGTTGCTGGTGGCCTTTATTCAGGCGTATGTTTTTACGTTGCTTTCAGCGCTCTTCATCGGGATGTCGGTTGCCGAGCATGCCCATGAGCATCACGGGCACGAAGCAGAAGACAGTGAAGCCGTAGTGCATGCGGTACCGACGACCGGTGAGGCGAGCGTCGGTGTACCTGGAAGGCACCATTAA